The region ATGATTCCCTGCGCCATTTCCCAATAGTCGTTGGACAGTTGGTAAACTTGGAGGTCAGTCGCTGCAACCCAGTCAGCGGGAATGACGGCAGGATAACCCCAAGCATCGCCAATAGCTGGAGGTGAGGTTCCCTGACTACGAATTTGACCAGTGCGTAGCCAATAGCGCCCGCTGGCAGTAGGAGTTGCCTCGGTTAAAACAGTTCCAGCGGCAATATCAACCTCACGCAGGTAGGGAAGCAGACGCTTGAGTGTATGGCTAGTTTGCGATCGCAGTTCAGTGGCGGTTCTGAAAAAGATGAGTTGCTGTCGAGCTGTGGTGGCATGACGCAAATACTCATCCAGTTGCGGTACCTGTTGCAACCAACGTTGCAGTTTGGCTCCTGGCATAACAGCCACCAGCCCAGAACTCGCCGCGATCGCGCGATATGGGCGAGGGCAAGCACAAAATTGCTCATCCGCACCCCAACTTTCTCCAGCTTCTAGTAAAGCAGTGGAGACATCCTGTTGGAGCAGGAGATCATGGCTCAGTAAACGAACCCGTCCCTGGCAAACGATGTAGAGATCCTGGTTGGGTACTGCCTGGTTCGCCTCACGATCGCATGAATTCGACTCAATCAGTTCATCTCCTAGTTGAATAGCTTGAAATGTGCAGGCTTGGCTAAACTGAGTCACCCAATCGTGCTCTTTTGGAAATCCATTCAAAAGCAGTTCAACGAGAAGTTCATAAGCATTAGATAATGCCGGAAGATCACCTCTTCCAGTTTCTGAAGCCGATTTCATGATGGATCACAGGGAACTTAAGCCAGTATGAAGCGAGAAAGAATCACCCTGAGAAAGAGCATTATTTCAGCAGGAAACAGTTGAAAATACTGCACTCAATCATTAATATCAAGTTCAACAGTTTACAGCTTACTGAGTAGCTGAATGTGGCTAAACTAAGACAATTGTATAAACTAAGACAATTGTAAGTTAAGCAACTCTGGGAAACCCATCACCCAAAGAGGGTACATTGTTTTTTGCTACTAACTTTGCTACTAAATACTGTAATTAAACCTCGTCCATGTCCAAATCAGTAATTTCTGTTAGAGAAACCTCTAGCTTTTGAGTCGAACCTGGTTTAATAATTGGTAGATGTGCCTTCATAGAACAACTTGCGTACCAAATTAGAGACGCATATTTGAAGGGTTTATCGTGATTTTCTCTGAATGTAGATCTTACTTTGATTCTATTCTCTGCTGTCACTAGTAACAACTTTATAATTAGAAGTTCCGCCATAAATTAACAGATCTTTATTTCTGTTTCGAATTCGCCTAGAAACCTAGAAACGTTTCTAAGTTGTTACGTGAACCACGTTTAGGCAAGTGCTTTAGACTGGTTAAGGGTTATAGCCTGGCTTTGGTTAACGAAAATTAGGTTTGAATACTATTAAGACTAAAATAGGACTAAAAATTATCATGGATTTAAGATTAATCGGTAGTGTGCTAGACATGGGGATCGATAAGGTCAAACTACCCGTCCAAATTCATAGCGATTGATGAACAACCCAATCACAATGTCATGTAGCCGTTCGGACTTGGAGAAGCAGATCGTCTTGCGAGCTAATCGCTTAATTCGGGTTCGTAACGTCAAATGCTTGCGCTCAATTTTCTGTGTATTCTGTTTACCAACCACATGCTG is a window of Leptolyngbyaceae cyanobacterium JSC-12 DNA encoding:
- a CDS encoding hypothetical protein (IMG reference gene:2510094908), with amino-acid sequence MAELLIIKLLLVTAENRIKVRSTFRENHDKPFKYASLIWYASCSMKAHLPIIKPGSTQKLEVSLTEITDLDMDEV